The Planococcus donghaensis genome contains a region encoding:
- the dprA gene encoding DNA-processing protein DprA, protein MNNEFTERLLALHYVYPKSLKKLLPLFTDDPNLTKLERKSPNELMWLLNIKLEQAIKLKTSYSQSLTYPLQETYAKYKILPISYQHPLYPESLLELIDPPAILYAKGDLTLLKNSRKIAIIGSRKATSYSQKALQKIVPPLVEKNFIIVSGLAKGADAMAHQKAIDLGGHTIAVTGSGFLHPYPKENANLNNIIEESHLVLTEYPPYVKPEKWNFPMRNRIISGLSKGIIVTEAQVKSGTLSTIEHALDHGKDIFAVPGNIDSLLSEGPHKLIVEGAKPVWNGWQVLEEYQHMTVGKE, encoded by the coding sequence ATGAACAATGAATTTACAGAACGGTTATTGGCATTGCATTACGTATATCCAAAAAGTTTGAAAAAGTTATTGCCGCTATTTACGGATGATCCAAACTTAACTAAGCTTGAACGAAAATCTCCGAATGAGTTAATGTGGTTACTAAACATTAAATTAGAACAAGCAATAAAACTAAAAACCTCATACAGTCAATCCCTGACATACCCCTTACAAGAAACCTACGCCAAATATAAGATACTCCCCATATCTTATCAACACCCACTTTATCCTGAGAGTTTACTTGAGTTAATCGACCCTCCTGCCATACTTTATGCTAAAGGAGACCTCACATTATTAAAAAATTCTCGAAAAATAGCCATAATTGGATCACGTAAAGCCACCTCCTATTCTCAAAAAGCTCTGCAAAAAATCGTTCCGCCGCTTGTAGAAAAAAACTTTATCATTGTCAGCGGTCTAGCAAAAGGTGCGGATGCGATGGCCCATCAAAAAGCAATTGATTTGGGTGGGCATACAATCGCCGTTACAGGTAGTGGTTTTTTACATCCTTATCCAAAAGAAAACGCAAACTTAAACAATATAATAGAAGAAAGCCATCTCGTTTTAACCGAATATCCACCATATGTGAAGCCTGAAAAATGGAATTTCCCGATGAGAAATCGCATTATTAGTGGATTATCTAAAGGAATTATCGTAACAGAAGCTCAAGTGAAAAGTGGCACATTAAGCACAATTGAACACGCATTAGATCATGGAAAAGATATTTTCGCAGTCCCAGGAAATATTGATTCTTTGTTATCTGAAGGGCCGCATAAATTGATAGTAGAAGGTGCAAAACCGGTATGGAACGGATGGCAAGTGCTCGAAGAATACCAACATATGACAGTTGGAAAAGAATGA
- the sucD gene encoding succinate--CoA ligase subunit alpha produces the protein MSVYINKDTKVLVQGITGSTALFHTKQMLEYGTKIVAGVTPGKGGTEAEGVPVFNTVEEAVKATGANVSVIYVPAPFAADAILEAVEAELDMAICITEHIPVLDMVKVNRYMEGKKTRLVGPNCPGVITPDECKIGIMPGYIHKKGHVGVVSRSGTLTYEATHQLSEEGIGQSTAVGIGGDPVNGTNFIDVLKEFNEDEDTYAVVMIGEIGGTAEEEAAEWVKANMTKPVVGFIGGQTAPEGKRMGHAGAIISGGKGTAADKIKAMNEAGIEVADTPSVIGETLIKVIKEKGLYDKCKTH, from the coding sequence ATGAGTGTATACATTAATAAAGACACAAAAGTGCTTGTACAAGGAATTACAGGGTCAACTGCCCTTTTCCATACAAAGCAAATGCTTGAATACGGAACGAAAATCGTTGCGGGTGTAACACCAGGTAAAGGCGGAACTGAAGCTGAAGGCGTACCTGTCTTCAATACTGTTGAAGAAGCAGTAAAAGCTACAGGAGCTAACGTATCTGTAATTTACGTACCGGCACCTTTCGCTGCAGACGCAATTCTTGAAGCTGTTGAAGCTGAGCTTGACATGGCAATCTGTATCACTGAGCACATTCCAGTATTGGATATGGTAAAAGTGAACCGTTACATGGAAGGCAAGAAAACACGTCTTGTTGGACCTAACTGCCCGGGCGTTATTACTCCGGACGAATGTAAAATCGGCATCATGCCTGGATACATTCACAAAAAAGGACATGTTGGCGTTGTTTCACGTTCAGGTACACTGACGTATGAAGCGACTCACCAATTGTCTGAAGAGGGAATTGGCCAATCGACAGCTGTCGGTATTGGTGGAGACCCAGTAAACGGTACAAACTTTATCGATGTGTTGAAAGAATTCAACGAAGATGAAGATACGTACGCAGTTGTTATGATCGGTGAAATCGGCGGAACAGCTGAAGAAGAAGCTGCTGAGTGGGTTAAAGCGAACATGACAAAACCTGTTGTAGGATTTATTGGCGGACAAACTGCACCTGAAGGAAAACGTATGGGCCATGCCGGTGCGATTATTTCTGGCGGTAAAGGAACAGCTGCTGATAAAATCAAAGCAATGAACGAAGCTGGAATCGAAGTTGCAGACACTCCATCAGTAATTGGAGAAACTTTGATCAAAGTGATTAAAGAAAAAGGTTTATACGACAAGTGTAAAACTCATTAA
- the sucC gene encoding ADP-forming succinate--CoA ligase subunit beta, whose amino-acid sequence MNIHEYQGKELLRQYGVAVSYGTVAFSPEEAVKAAKELSTDVVVVKAQIHAGGRGKAGGVKIAKNLDEVRTYAKELLGKVLVTHQTGPEGKEIKRLLIEEGSDIKKEYYIGLVLDRQTARVTLMGSEEGGVDIEEVSENTPEKIFKEVIDPVIGLTGFQARRMAFNMNIPPKLVNKAAKFMLGLYTVFIEKDASIVEINPLVETGDGNILALDAKFDFDENALYRHKDIVELRDFDEEDPKEIEASKYDLSYISLDGNIGCMVNGAGLAMATMDTINYYGGTPANFLDVGGGATAEKVTEAFKIILSDKNVKGIFVNIFGGIMKCDIIAEGVIQAAKEVSLEVPLVVRLEGTNVELGKKLLNESGLNIVAAGTMADGAKQIVELVG is encoded by the coding sequence TATGGCGTAGCAGTTTCATACGGCACCGTTGCTTTTTCTCCAGAAGAAGCAGTTAAGGCAGCTAAAGAACTGAGTACGGATGTTGTCGTGGTAAAAGCACAAATCCACGCAGGTGGACGAGGCAAAGCTGGCGGTGTTAAAATCGCTAAAAATCTGGACGAAGTCCGTACATATGCGAAAGAACTTTTAGGTAAAGTTCTTGTGACTCACCAGACAGGTCCAGAAGGTAAAGAAATCAAACGCCTTTTGATCGAAGAAGGATCTGACATTAAGAAGGAGTATTACATCGGATTGGTGCTTGACCGCCAAACTGCTCGTGTTACTCTTATGGGCTCTGAAGAGGGCGGAGTAGATATCGAAGAAGTTTCTGAAAACACTCCTGAAAAAATCTTTAAAGAAGTAATCGATCCAGTAATCGGTTTGACTGGTTTCCAGGCACGCCGTATGGCTTTCAACATGAACATTCCGCCAAAGCTTGTTAACAAAGCGGCGAAATTCATGCTTGGACTATACACTGTATTTATCGAAAAAGACGCTTCTATCGTTGAGATTAACCCGTTAGTTGAAACTGGCGACGGCAATATTTTAGCGCTTGATGCGAAATTCGATTTCGATGAAAACGCTCTTTACCGCCACAAAGACATTGTGGAACTTCGCGATTTCGACGAAGAGGATCCAAAAGAAATTGAAGCTTCTAAGTATGACTTGAGCTACATTTCTTTAGATGGGAACATCGGCTGTATGGTTAACGGCGCCGGACTTGCTATGGCAACTATGGACACGATCAACTATTACGGCGGAACACCCGCTAACTTCCTTGACGTTGGGGGCGGTGCCACTGCTGAGAAAGTAACGGAAGCTTTCAAAATCATTCTTTCTGATAAGAATGTAAAAGGAATTTTCGTTAACATTTTCGGCGGTATTATGAAGTGTGACATCATTGCGGAAGGCGTAATTCAAGCTGCTAAAGAAGTAAGCCTTGAAGTGCCATTAGTAGTCCGTCTTGAAGGAACAAACGTAGAACTTGGTAAAAAACTGCTTAATGAATCAGGTCTTAATATCGTAGCTGCTGGAACAATGGCAGACGGCGCTAAACAGATCGTAGAACTTGTAGGCTAA